A genomic stretch from Calditerricola satsumensis includes:
- a CDS encoding AMP-binding protein translates to MAEPVWHPSPEFVRETRLYRWMQALGFDDYDSFYAASIRDVAWFWGEAEKALGIAWFAPYRQVLDVSRGPAWPEWFVGGKLNAAHNAVDKWLDDPAVRHRPAIVWEGEEGTVRTLTYEELAAWVSRVAFGLKRLGIEKGDRVALYLPMIPETVVAMLAAAKIGAVVTPAFSGFGADAVAKRLESAQAKVLITADGFYRRGKVVPMKEEADRAADLAPCVERVVVVRRTGRAIPWREGRDLDWGELEGEGGAVPAEPMDSADPLLLLYTSGTTGRPKGVVHTHSGFPIKAAFDAGFGMDLKPGEVLLWVTDMGWMMGPFLVFGALLNAATMVLYDGTPDHPAPDRLWQLVARHRVTHLGVSPTLIRSLLPHGEALAHRHDLSRLRVIGSTGEPWNPEPWLWLFEKVGKGRIPIFNYSGGTEISGGILGNVLVKPIAPITFNAALPGMAAEVYGEDGRPVRGAVGELVLTQPWVGQTRGFWQDPERYEETYWKRWPNTWVHGDWVILDEDGFWTITGRSDDTLNVAGKRLGPAEVESVLVDHPAVKEAATIGVPDEVKGEVPVCFVVLKAGVEASDALARELVDWVAERMGKALRPKAVHFVADLPKTRNAKIMRRAVRAAYLGTSAGDLSALENPEAVEAIRRLAQ, encoded by the coding sequence ATGGCAGAGCCCGTATGGCACCCGTCACCGGAGTTTGTCCGCGAAACGCGCCTGTATCGCTGGATGCAGGCGCTGGGGTTTGACGACTACGATTCCTTTTACGCCGCGTCGATTCGGGACGTGGCCTGGTTCTGGGGAGAGGCGGAGAAAGCCCTCGGCATCGCCTGGTTTGCGCCCTACCGGCAGGTGCTCGACGTCTCGCGCGGCCCGGCGTGGCCGGAGTGGTTTGTGGGAGGGAAGCTGAACGCAGCGCACAACGCCGTCGACAAGTGGCTGGACGACCCCGCCGTGCGCCACCGCCCGGCCATCGTGTGGGAAGGGGAAGAGGGCACGGTGCGCACCCTAACCTACGAGGAGCTGGCGGCGTGGGTCAGCCGCGTGGCGTTTGGACTGAAGCGGCTGGGAATCGAAAAGGGGGACCGCGTGGCCCTCTACCTGCCGATGATCCCCGAGACCGTCGTGGCCATGCTGGCGGCGGCGAAGATCGGCGCCGTGGTGACGCCGGCCTTCTCCGGCTTTGGGGCGGACGCCGTGGCCAAGCGCCTGGAAAGCGCCCAGGCGAAGGTGCTGATCACCGCCGACGGGTTCTACCGGCGCGGCAAGGTCGTGCCGATGAAGGAGGAAGCCGACAGGGCGGCGGATCTGGCGCCGTGCGTCGAGCGGGTGGTTGTTGTGCGGCGCACGGGGCGAGCCATCCCGTGGCGCGAGGGGCGCGACCTCGACTGGGGCGAGCTGGAAGGGGAAGGCGGCGCGGTGCCCGCCGAACCGATGGACAGCGCCGATCCGCTGCTCCTCCTCTACACCTCGGGCACGACGGGTAGGCCCAAGGGCGTGGTCCACACCCACAGCGGCTTCCCGATCAAGGCCGCCTTTGACGCCGGCTTCGGCATGGACCTGAAGCCTGGCGAGGTTCTCCTGTGGGTGACCGACATGGGGTGGATGATGGGCCCGTTCCTCGTCTTCGGTGCGCTCCTGAATGCAGCGACGATGGTGCTGTACGACGGCACGCCCGATCACCCGGCGCCCGACCGCCTGTGGCAGCTCGTCGCCCGGCACCGCGTCACGCACCTCGGCGTCTCGCCGACGCTGATCCGCTCACTCCTGCCCCACGGCGAAGCGTTGGCCCACCGGCACGATTTGTCTCGCCTGCGCGTCATCGGGTCGACGGGCGAGCCGTGGAACCCCGAGCCGTGGCTGTGGCTGTTTGAGAAGGTGGGGAAGGGACGGATTCCCATTTTCAACTATTCCGGGGGAACAGAAATTTCAGGCGGCATTCTGGGCAACGTCCTTGTCAAGCCCATCGCGCCGATCACATTCAACGCCGCGCTGCCCGGCATGGCCGCCGAGGTGTACGGCGAGGACGGCCGGCCGGTGCGCGGTGCGGTGGGCGAGCTGGTGCTGACGCAGCCGTGGGTGGGGCAGACGCGGGGCTTTTGGCAGGACCCCGAGCGGTACGAGGAGACGTACTGGAAGCGCTGGCCGAACACGTGGGTGCACGGCGACTGGGTGATCCTCGACGAAGACGGCTTCTGGACGATTACGGGGCGTTCCGACGACACGCTCAACGTGGCCGGCAAGCGGCTGGGGCCGGCGGAAGTGGAGTCGGTGCTCGTCGACCATCCGGCGGTGAAGGAAGCGGCGACCATCGGCGTGCCGGATGAGGTGAAAGGGGAGGTGCCCGTCTGCTTCGTCGTGCTGAAGGCCGGCGTAGAGGCGTCCGACGCGCTGGCGCGGGAGCTCGTGGACTGGGTGGCCGAGCGGATGGGAAAGGCGCTGCGCCCCAAAGCCGTCCACTTCGTCGCCGACCTACCCAAAACGCGCAACGCCAAGATCATGCGCCGGGCCGTGCGCGCCGCCTACCTCGGCACGAGCGCCGGCGACCTGTCGGCGCTGGAGAATCCGGAGGCGGTCGAGGCGATCCGC